In one window of Maribacter sp. BPC-D8 DNA:
- a CDS encoding putative porin codes for MKYIILVLLCLTSSIVLGQDVIKKSEKRNDSLPLGKKTKPINPKDKLQNDSIVLTIGDYKIISFERDTTFLDTTLTIQKEYKYNYLREDDFELMSFSNIGQAYNELGVDFERVTSYPSLGGIAKDRKYLEKEQINYYNVATPMTELFFKTTLEEGQLLDANLAFNTSRRLNFSVGYVGFRSFGKYNDTQIESGNFITTTNYLSKNGRYALRAHIAAQNITSEENGGLSEKEDQFESGDPDFINRPRVDVYLDDANNKILGKRYYMDHTYKLVRKQLDSTRFEKTSLSIGHTFDYETKYYQFVETANDTLFGDAILSAIDDKAILKTFYNEVNAEFYNRTLGRLTGGINVYNYDYYFNSQFIEADGTIIPSRLNGTELGIVGKYAKRIGQFDFKADLKYNISGELAGNLFNASASYSINENNKLRFSLHTSSRMPNFNYLLYQSEYLNYNWNNSEVFEKERASSLKGELLSKTWGNLMVKYSNLDNYTYFAPVSDDEIGDDMENAFIKPLQEGNSVSHLKVKYEKEFKVGMFALNNTVMYQNVTQDTQVLNVPQLVTRNTLYFSSDVFKKAMYLQTGITFKYFSSYNMNGYNPILGEFYVQNKEELGGYPLLDFFINARIKQTRIYLKAEHFNASFSGRDYYAAPNYPYRDFVIRFGLVWNFFS; via the coding sequence ATGAAATATATAATTCTAGTTTTATTGTGTTTAACATCTTCGATTGTTTTAGGTCAAGATGTAATTAAAAAGTCTGAGAAAAGGAATGATTCGCTTCCTTTAGGTAAAAAGACTAAGCCCATAAATCCGAAAGACAAACTGCAAAATGATTCTATTGTATTGACGATAGGAGATTATAAAATTATTTCATTTGAAAGAGACACCACTTTTTTAGATACCACACTTACTATTCAGAAAGAGTACAAGTACAATTACCTGCGTGAAGACGATTTTGAATTAATGTCATTTTCTAATATCGGTCAGGCATATAATGAATTGGGTGTAGATTTTGAAAGAGTAACCAGTTATCCAAGTTTAGGGGGCATTGCAAAAGACCGTAAGTATTTGGAGAAAGAGCAAATAAATTACTACAACGTAGCCACACCAATGACCGAGTTGTTCTTTAAAACTACCTTAGAAGAAGGTCAGTTGTTAGATGCTAACTTGGCGTTTAATACATCTAGAAGGTTAAATTTTTCTGTTGGCTATGTCGGTTTTCGCTCATTTGGTAAGTATAATGATACGCAGATAGAATCTGGCAATTTTATCACCACAACAAATTACTTGTCTAAAAACGGTAGATATGCACTAAGGGCACACATTGCAGCCCAGAATATTACTTCTGAAGAAAATGGAGGTTTATCAGAAAAAGAGGACCAATTCGAATCAGGAGATCCAGATTTCATCAATAGACCGAGAGTAGACGTTTATTTAGATGATGCAAATAATAAGATTTTAGGTAAAAGGTATTATATGGATCATACCTATAAATTGGTTAGAAAGCAGTTGGATTCAACTCGATTTGAAAAGACGTCCCTTTCTATCGGTCATACTTTTGATTACGAGACTAAATATTATCAATTTGTAGAAACGGCGAACGACACCTTGTTTGGTGATGCTATTCTAAGTGCTATTGATGATAAGGCAATTTTAAAGACATTTTATAATGAAGTAAATGCTGAGTTTTATAATAGAACTTTAGGTAGGTTAACCGGTGGTATTAATGTGTATAATTATGATTATTACTTTAATAGTCAATTTATAGAAGCAGATGGTACTATAATACCTAGTAGATTAAACGGAACAGAGTTAGGTATAGTTGGTAAGTACGCAAAGCGGATAGGGCAATTTGATTTTAAGGCTGATTTAAAATATAATATCTCAGGCGAATTAGCGGGTAACCTTTTTAATGCCTCGGCTTCATATAGTATTAATGAGAATAACAAATTGAGATTCTCTTTACATACTTCTAGTAGAATGCCAAATTTCAATTACCTATTATATCAAAGTGAATACCTTAATTATAATTGGAACAATAGTGAAGTGTTCGAGAAAGAGCGTGCCAGTAGTTTAAAAGGCGAGTTGCTTTCAAAAACATGGGGTAACCTTATGGTGAAGTATAGTAATTTAGACAACTACACATATTTTGCGCCAGTCTCAGATGACGAAATTGGGGATGATATGGAGAATGCATTTATAAAACCGTTACAAGAGGGTAATAGTGTATCGCATTTAAAAGTTAAATATGAGAAAGAGTTTAAGGTTGGTATGTTCGCTTTGAATAATACGGTGATGTATCAGAATGTAACCCAAGACACTCAGGTATTGAATGTCCCTCAATTAGTAACTCGAAATACATTGTATTTTTCTTCAGATGTATTTAAGAAAGCAATGTACTTGCAAACAGGTATTACGTTTAAATATTTCTCCAGTTATAACATGAATGGGTATAATCCTATTCTTGGTGAGTTCTATGTGCAGAATAAAGAAGAGTTAGGGGGTTATCCTTTATTAGATTTCTTTATTAATGCCAGAATTAAACAAACAAGAATTTATCTGAAGGCAGAGCACTTTAATGCGTCTTTTTCTGGGCGTGACTATTATGCCGCACCTAATTATCCATACCGTGATTTTGTTATACGCTTTGGTTTAGTGTGGAATTTCTTCTCTTAA
- a CDS encoding glutamate synthase subunit beta yields the protein MGKITGFLEFDRKIEAYEPVEERLKDYKEFTIPLPEKEMKEQGARCMDCGIPFCHSGCPLGNLIPDFNDAVYRSKWEKASEILHSTNNFPEFTGRLCPAPCEEACVLGINEDPVTIENIEKNIVETAFKKGWITAKLPLNKTGKKVAVVGSGPAGLATAQQLNRAGHDVTVFERDEKPGGLMRYGIPDFKMEKNVIDRRLDVLKEEGITFKCGVNIGIDIKADTLKEEYDAIVLTGGATIRRNLPIEGSDLKGVVQAMDFLGQNNKRVDGIKELGEEIKATGKNVVVIGGGDTGSDCIGTSFRHGATSVSNFEIMPMATAERPEGQPWPFWPMRLRTSSSHKEGAERFFSISTKKFIGDANGNLTGLITSEVEWIKTTGQRPQLKEVPGTEKEWKCELALLALGFTGSENTVASQLGLEMDARTNIKASENDYKTNVAGVFAAGDQRRGQSLIVWAISEGRQAAHHVDKYLMGETALPLKGDGDLPRV from the coding sequence ATGGGAAAGATAACAGGATTTTTGGAATTCGATAGAAAAATTGAAGCATACGAACCGGTTGAGGAACGTTTAAAAGATTATAAAGAGTTTACAATACCATTACCTGAAAAGGAAATGAAAGAGCAAGGTGCGCGTTGTATGGATTGTGGCATACCTTTTTGCCATAGTGGTTGCCCATTAGGAAATTTAATTCCTGATTTCAACGATGCAGTATACCGCTCTAAATGGGAAAAAGCGAGTGAAATTTTACATTCAACAAACAATTTTCCAGAATTTACAGGAAGATTATGCCCAGCACCATGCGAAGAAGCTTGTGTACTTGGTATTAATGAAGACCCTGTAACAATTGAAAATATTGAGAAAAATATTGTTGAAACTGCTTTTAAGAAAGGATGGATTACTGCTAAGCTACCTTTGAATAAAACAGGTAAAAAAGTTGCAGTAGTAGGTTCAGGACCTGCAGGTCTTGCAACTGCGCAACAATTGAATAGAGCAGGCCATGATGTTACCGTTTTTGAACGTGATGAAAAACCTGGCGGATTAATGCGTTATGGTATTCCAGATTTCAAAATGGAGAAAAACGTAATCGATAGACGTTTAGATGTTCTCAAAGAAGAAGGTATAACATTCAAATGCGGAGTTAATATAGGGATAGATATTAAAGCAGATACTCTTAAAGAAGAGTATGATGCAATCGTATTAACCGGTGGCGCTACCATCAGAAGAAATTTACCTATTGAAGGTTCAGATTTAAAAGGTGTCGTTCAAGCAATGGATTTTCTAGGTCAAAATAATAAGCGTGTTGACGGTATAAAAGAATTAGGAGAAGAAATTAAAGCTACAGGTAAAAATGTAGTTGTTATAGGTGGAGGTGATACAGGATCAGACTGTATCGGGACTTCTTTTCGTCATGGGGCTACTTCTGTATCCAATTTCGAAATTATGCCTATGGCTACAGCTGAAAGACCAGAAGGTCAACCTTGGCCATTTTGGCCAATGAGACTAAGAACAAGTTCTTCACATAAAGAAGGAGCTGAACGTTTCTTTAGTATATCTACCAAGAAATTTATTGGTGACGCCAATGGAAATTTAACAGGATTGATAACTTCAGAGGTAGAATGGATTAAAACAACTGGGCAACGTCCACAACTCAAAGAAGTTCCTGGTACAGAAAAGGAATGGAAATGTGAATTAGCTTTATTAGCTTTAGGTTTTACAGGTTCTGAAAATACTGTTGCAAGCCAATTAGGTTTAGAAATGGATGCTAGAACAAATATCAAAGCATCTGAAAATGATTATAAAACTAATGTAGCAGGTGTATTTGCTGCTGGCGACCAAAGAAGAGGTCAATCTTTAATTGTTTGGGCTATATCCGAAGGTAGACAAGCTGCGCATCATGTAGACAAATACTTGATGGGCGAAACTGCTTTACCTCTCAAAGGTGACGGTGATTTACCAAGAGTATAG